A stretch of the Nothobranchius furzeri strain GRZ-AD chromosome 5, NfurGRZ-RIMD1, whole genome shotgun sequence genome encodes the following:
- the pklr gene encoding pyruvate kinase PKLR isoform X1 — MESLMNMARIRRYSDVMTMPDSFIQRQQLDASMADTFLEHLCLLDIDQEPITARNTSIICTIGPASQSIPKLQEMVKAGMNIARLNFSHGSHEYHSETIKNIREAVETITSDPLYYRPVAIALDTKGPEIRTGLVKGKVEGEVELEKGSHVRVVTAESDKDKTDGKIIWVDYPSLPKVLEKGRKIYIDDGLLALKVLEIGSDWVDVVVEAGGMLCSCKGVNLPGCNLIGMQAVSVQDEADLRFGVSHGVDMVFASFIRSAQDVKDVRRALGAHGRHIKVISKVESRQGVQHFEEILAESDGVMVARGDLGIEIPAEKVFVAQKMMIGRCNSAGKPVICATQMLESMVSHPRPTRAESSDVANAVLDGADCVMLSGETAKGRFPVESVAMMHLICREAEAAIFHQQLFEELRRLTPLSSDPTEVTAIGAVESSFKCCAGAIIVLTNSGRSAHLLSRYRPRCPIIAVTRSPQVARQSQLLRGVFPALFHPLPAPVWADDVDGRVNFGMEIGKARGFFKSGDMVIVVTGWIPGSGHTNIMRAVNAP; from the exons ATGGAGAGTTTGATGAACATGG CTCGCATCAGGCGCTACTCGGATGTGATGACAATGCCGGACTCTTTCATTCAGCGCCAGCAGCTCGATGCCAGCATGGCTGACACTTTCCTGGAGCATCTCTGTCTGCTGGACATCGACCAAGAGCCAATCACGGCGCGCAACACCAGCATAATCTGCACCATTG GTCCTGCATCTCAATCAATCCCCAAGCTCCAGGAGATGGTGAAGGCCGGCATGAACATCGCTCGCCTAAACTTCTCTCATGGTTCTCATGAA TACCACAGTGAGACCATCAAAAACATCAGAGAGGCAGTGGAGACCATAACCTCTGACCCCTTGTATTATCGACCAGTGGCCATCGCTTTGGACACGAAGGGTCCGGAGATCCGCACCGGATTAGTGAAAGGG AAAGTGGAAGGGGAGGTGGAGCTGGAGAAAGGCAGCCATGTGCGAGTGGTGACAGCAGAAAGCGACAAAGACAAGACAGACGGGAAGATCATCTGGGTGGACTATCCCAGCTTGCCTAAAgtcctggagaagggaagaaaaATCTACATTGATGATGGCCTCCTCGCTCTCAAAGTGTTAGAAATAg GCTCAGACTGGGTGGATGTTGTGGTGGAGGCAGGAGGGATGCTCTGCAGCTGTAAAGGCGTGAACCTTCCCGGGTGCAACCTGATCGGGATGCAGGCAGTCAGCGTTCAGGACGAGGCCGACCTAAGGTTCGGGGTGTCTCACGGCGTGGACATGGTGTTTGCCAGCTTCATCCGTTCAGCTCAGGACGTAAAGGATGTACGACGAGCTTTGGGTGCCCACGGGCGACACATCAAAGTGATCAGCAAGGTGGAGAGCCGGCAAGGGGTTCAGCA TTTTGAGGAGATCCTTGCTGAGAGTGATGGCGTGATGGTTGCCAGGGGCGACTTGGGCATCGAGATTCCCGCTGAGAAAGTCTTTGTTGCCCAGAAAATGATGATTGGGCGCTGCAACTCAGCTGGAAAGCCCGTCATCTGTGCCACGCAG ATGCTGGAGAGCATGGTGTCCCACCCACGTCCAACCAGAGCGGAGAGCAGCGACGTAGCCAACGCCGTGCTGGATGGAGCAGACTGTGTCATGTTGTCAGGGGAGACTGCCAAGGGACGGTTTCCTGTGGAGTCAGTTGCGATGATGCACTTG ATCTGCAGGGAAGCAGAAGCAGCCATTTTCCACCAGCAGCTGTTTGAAGAGTTGCGCCGCCTCACTCCGCTGTCCTCCGACCCCACCGAGGTCACCGCGATCGGGGCTGTTGAGTCCTCCTTCAAATGCTGTGCTGGGGCCATCATAGTCCTCACCAACAGTGGCAG GTCAGCACATCTTCTGTCCCGGTACCGCCCTCGCTGTCCAATCATCGCCGTGACCAGAAGCCCTCAG GTCGCCCGTCAGTCCCAGCTGCTGAGAGGTGTTTTTCCCGCTCTCTTCCACCCACTTCCTGCTCCTGTCTGGGCTGATGATGTGGACGGTAGAGTAAACTTTGGCATGGAAatag GGAAAGCCAGAGGATTCTTCAAGTCAGGCGACATGGTGATTGTGGTGACCGGCTGGATCCCGGGTTCTGGTCACACTAACATCATGAGAGCAGTGAACGCTCCATAA
- the pklr gene encoding pyruvate kinase PKLR isoform X2, producing the protein MTMPDSFIQRQQLDASMADTFLEHLCLLDIDQEPITARNTSIICTIGPASQSIPKLQEMVKAGMNIARLNFSHGSHEYHSETIKNIREAVETITSDPLYYRPVAIALDTKGPEIRTGLVKGKVEGEVELEKGSHVRVVTAESDKDKTDGKIIWVDYPSLPKVLEKGRKIYIDDGLLALKVLEIGSDWVDVVVEAGGMLCSCKGVNLPGCNLIGMQAVSVQDEADLRFGVSHGVDMVFASFIRSAQDVKDVRRALGAHGRHIKVISKVESRQGVQHFEEILAESDGVMVARGDLGIEIPAEKVFVAQKMMIGRCNSAGKPVICATQMLESMVSHPRPTRAESSDVANAVLDGADCVMLSGETAKGRFPVESVAMMHLICREAEAAIFHQQLFEELRRLTPLSSDPTEVTAIGAVESSFKCCAGAIIVLTNSGRSAHLLSRYRPRCPIIAVTRSPQVARQSQLLRGVFPALFHPLPAPVWADDVDGRVNFGMEIGKARGFFKSGDMVIVVTGWIPGSGHTNIMRAVNAP; encoded by the exons ATGACAATGCCGGACTCTTTCATTCAGCGCCAGCAGCTCGATGCCAGCATGGCTGACACTTTCCTGGAGCATCTCTGTCTGCTGGACATCGACCAAGAGCCAATCACGGCGCGCAACACCAGCATAATCTGCACCATTG GTCCTGCATCTCAATCAATCCCCAAGCTCCAGGAGATGGTGAAGGCCGGCATGAACATCGCTCGCCTAAACTTCTCTCATGGTTCTCATGAA TACCACAGTGAGACCATCAAAAACATCAGAGAGGCAGTGGAGACCATAACCTCTGACCCCTTGTATTATCGACCAGTGGCCATCGCTTTGGACACGAAGGGTCCGGAGATCCGCACCGGATTAGTGAAAGGG AAAGTGGAAGGGGAGGTGGAGCTGGAGAAAGGCAGCCATGTGCGAGTGGTGACAGCAGAAAGCGACAAAGACAAGACAGACGGGAAGATCATCTGGGTGGACTATCCCAGCTTGCCTAAAgtcctggagaagggaagaaaaATCTACATTGATGATGGCCTCCTCGCTCTCAAAGTGTTAGAAATAg GCTCAGACTGGGTGGATGTTGTGGTGGAGGCAGGAGGGATGCTCTGCAGCTGTAAAGGCGTGAACCTTCCCGGGTGCAACCTGATCGGGATGCAGGCAGTCAGCGTTCAGGACGAGGCCGACCTAAGGTTCGGGGTGTCTCACGGCGTGGACATGGTGTTTGCCAGCTTCATCCGTTCAGCTCAGGACGTAAAGGATGTACGACGAGCTTTGGGTGCCCACGGGCGACACATCAAAGTGATCAGCAAGGTGGAGAGCCGGCAAGGGGTTCAGCA TTTTGAGGAGATCCTTGCTGAGAGTGATGGCGTGATGGTTGCCAGGGGCGACTTGGGCATCGAGATTCCCGCTGAGAAAGTCTTTGTTGCCCAGAAAATGATGATTGGGCGCTGCAACTCAGCTGGAAAGCCCGTCATCTGTGCCACGCAG ATGCTGGAGAGCATGGTGTCCCACCCACGTCCAACCAGAGCGGAGAGCAGCGACGTAGCCAACGCCGTGCTGGATGGAGCAGACTGTGTCATGTTGTCAGGGGAGACTGCCAAGGGACGGTTTCCTGTGGAGTCAGTTGCGATGATGCACTTG ATCTGCAGGGAAGCAGAAGCAGCCATTTTCCACCAGCAGCTGTTTGAAGAGTTGCGCCGCCTCACTCCGCTGTCCTCCGACCCCACCGAGGTCACCGCGATCGGGGCTGTTGAGTCCTCCTTCAAATGCTGTGCTGGGGCCATCATAGTCCTCACCAACAGTGGCAG GTCAGCACATCTTCTGTCCCGGTACCGCCCTCGCTGTCCAATCATCGCCGTGACCAGAAGCCCTCAG GTCGCCCGTCAGTCCCAGCTGCTGAGAGGTGTTTTTCCCGCTCTCTTCCACCCACTTCCTGCTCCTGTCTGGGCTGATGATGTGGACGGTAGAGTAAACTTTGGCATGGAAatag GGAAAGCCAGAGGATTCTTCAAGTCAGGCGACATGGTGATTGTGGTGACCGGCTGGATCCCGGGTTCTGGTCACACTAACATCATGAGAGCAGTGAACGCTCCATAA
- the pklr gene encoding pyruvate kinase PKLR isoform X3 gives MVKAGMNIARLNFSHGSHEYHSETIKNIREAVETITSDPLYYRPVAIALDTKGPEIRTGLVKGKVEGEVELEKGSHVRVVTAESDKDKTDGKIIWVDYPSLPKVLEKGRKIYIDDGLLALKVLEIGSDWVDVVVEAGGMLCSCKGVNLPGCNLIGMQAVSVQDEADLRFGVSHGVDMVFASFIRSAQDVKDVRRALGAHGRHIKVISKVESRQGVQHFEEILAESDGVMVARGDLGIEIPAEKVFVAQKMMIGRCNSAGKPVICATQMLESMVSHPRPTRAESSDVANAVLDGADCVMLSGETAKGRFPVESVAMMHLICREAEAAIFHQQLFEELRRLTPLSSDPTEVTAIGAVESSFKCCAGAIIVLTNSGRSAHLLSRYRPRCPIIAVTRSPQVARQSQLLRGVFPALFHPLPAPVWADDVDGRVNFGMEIGKARGFFKSGDMVIVVTGWIPGSGHTNIMRAVNAP, from the exons ATGGTGAAGGCCGGCATGAACATCGCTCGCCTAAACTTCTCTCATGGTTCTCATGAA TACCACAGTGAGACCATCAAAAACATCAGAGAGGCAGTGGAGACCATAACCTCTGACCCCTTGTATTATCGACCAGTGGCCATCGCTTTGGACACGAAGGGTCCGGAGATCCGCACCGGATTAGTGAAAGGG AAAGTGGAAGGGGAGGTGGAGCTGGAGAAAGGCAGCCATGTGCGAGTGGTGACAGCAGAAAGCGACAAAGACAAGACAGACGGGAAGATCATCTGGGTGGACTATCCCAGCTTGCCTAAAgtcctggagaagggaagaaaaATCTACATTGATGATGGCCTCCTCGCTCTCAAAGTGTTAGAAATAg GCTCAGACTGGGTGGATGTTGTGGTGGAGGCAGGAGGGATGCTCTGCAGCTGTAAAGGCGTGAACCTTCCCGGGTGCAACCTGATCGGGATGCAGGCAGTCAGCGTTCAGGACGAGGCCGACCTAAGGTTCGGGGTGTCTCACGGCGTGGACATGGTGTTTGCCAGCTTCATCCGTTCAGCTCAGGACGTAAAGGATGTACGACGAGCTTTGGGTGCCCACGGGCGACACATCAAAGTGATCAGCAAGGTGGAGAGCCGGCAAGGGGTTCAGCA TTTTGAGGAGATCCTTGCTGAGAGTGATGGCGTGATGGTTGCCAGGGGCGACTTGGGCATCGAGATTCCCGCTGAGAAAGTCTTTGTTGCCCAGAAAATGATGATTGGGCGCTGCAACTCAGCTGGAAAGCCCGTCATCTGTGCCACGCAG ATGCTGGAGAGCATGGTGTCCCACCCACGTCCAACCAGAGCGGAGAGCAGCGACGTAGCCAACGCCGTGCTGGATGGAGCAGACTGTGTCATGTTGTCAGGGGAGACTGCCAAGGGACGGTTTCCTGTGGAGTCAGTTGCGATGATGCACTTG ATCTGCAGGGAAGCAGAAGCAGCCATTTTCCACCAGCAGCTGTTTGAAGAGTTGCGCCGCCTCACTCCGCTGTCCTCCGACCCCACCGAGGTCACCGCGATCGGGGCTGTTGAGTCCTCCTTCAAATGCTGTGCTGGGGCCATCATAGTCCTCACCAACAGTGGCAG GTCAGCACATCTTCTGTCCCGGTACCGCCCTCGCTGTCCAATCATCGCCGTGACCAGAAGCCCTCAG GTCGCCCGTCAGTCCCAGCTGCTGAGAGGTGTTTTTCCCGCTCTCTTCCACCCACTTCCTGCTCCTGTCTGGGCTGATGATGTGGACGGTAGAGTAAACTTTGGCATGGAAatag GGAAAGCCAGAGGATTCTTCAAGTCAGGCGACATGGTGATTGTGGTGACCGGCTGGATCCCGGGTTCTGGTCACACTAACATCATGAGAGCAGTGAACGCTCCATAA